In Molothrus aeneus isolate 106 chromosome 13, BPBGC_Maene_1.0, whole genome shotgun sequence, a genomic segment contains:
- the SKOR1 gene encoding SKI family transcriptional corepressor 1 has product MEAIASQMGNGRDASSSPNSKQELQPYQGSNTLKPNQVGETSLYGVPIVSLVIDGQERLCLAQISNTLLKNYSYNEIHNRRVALGITCVQCTPVQLEILRRAGAMPISSRRCGMITKREAERLCKSFLGEHKPPKLPENFAFDVVHECAWGSRGSFIPARYNSSRAKCIKCSYCSMYFSPNKFIFHSHRTPDSKYTQPDAANFNSWRRHLKLSDKTATEELSHAWEDVKAMFNGGTRKRTFSLQGAAAGGPGAGSPAAKAALHPAPPAGPELAPAHKSLRCSGQEAAGERGALGLAAAHGGAAGAHGGAGAVRSYPVIPVPSKGFGMLQKLPPPLFPHPYGFPAAAFGLCPKKQEEALGGAGGGEAGKGGALPPGMFWGPPHPHPHQPAQPPHQPGAAKDTGVYPSFPVFWPAAGSLPVPPYPAQSPAKAAATAVVVAAAAAAAAAAAEPAGLAGRHGELEGSEPSGSGRSSATPQEGAGAEGERCPSALSRAAGEEERSGDEALLAPLPLPRKGSYLSAFRPVVKDAESIAKLYGTREAFGGAGPRGPGYLSPDFLSEGSSSYRSLSPGGDTAEEPEVDVESNRFPEDEEEEAAAVPAVAPAEGREPPPPRLLAGPEEPPPPPAGAEGPEEKPGEAGAQEGGPAPDGSPERSGSSGAYEVFAPERGELLQPLKPAASLGAPAAFLCTPEAKEQDKEDNHSAAEDLESRKSYQDQRNVSHASPVNTDRGEEGLAMDVTGTQLVEKDIENLARDELQKLVLEQMELRKKLERDFQSLKDNFQDQMKRELAYREEMVQQLQIVRDTLCNELDQERKARYAIQQKLKEAHDALHHFSCKMLTPRHCTGNCSFKPPLLPQ; this is encoded by the exons ATGGAGGCGATCGCCAGTCAGATGGGAAATGGGAGAGATGCAagctcctccccaaattcaaaGCAAGAGCTGCAGCCGTACCAGGGCTCCAATACCCTCAAGCCCAACCAAGTGGGTGAGACCTCCCTGTACGGCGTGCCCATCGTGTCCCTGGTCATCGACGGGCAGGAGCGGCTGTGCCTGGCGCAGATCTCCAACACGCTGCTCAAGAACTACAGCTACAATGAGATCCACAACCGGCGCGTGGCCCTGGGCATCACCTGCGTGCAGTGCACGCCGGTGCAGCTGGAGATCctgcggcgggccggggccATGCCCATCTCCTCCCGCCGCTGCGGCATGATCACCAAGAGGGAGGCGGAGCGGCTCTGCAAGTCCTTCCTGGGCGAGCACAAGCCGCCCAAGCTGCCCGAGAACTTCGCCTTCGACGTGGTGCACGAGTGCGCCTGGGGCTCCCGGGGCAGCTTCATCCCGGCGCGCTACAACAGCTCCCGCGCCAAGTGCATCAAGTGCAGCTACTGCAGCATGTACTTCTCGCCCAACAAGTTCATCTTCCACTCCCACCGCACCCCGGACTCCAAGTACACCCAGCCCGACGCCGCCAACTTCAACTCCTGGCGCCGCCACCTCAAGCTCAGCGACAAGACGGCCACGGAGGAGCTGTCGCACGCCTGGGAGGATGTCAAGGCCATGTTCAACGGCGGCACCCGCAAGCGGACCTTCTCCCTGCAAGGGGCGGCCGCcggcgggcccggggccggcTCCCCCGCCGCCAAGGCCGCCCTGCACCCGGCGCCGCCCGCCGGCCCCGAGCTGGCCCCGGCGCACAAGAGCCTCCGGTGCAGCGGGCAGGAGGCGGCGGGCGAGCGCGGCGCGCTGGGGCTGGCGGCGGCGcacggcggggccgcgggcgcgcacggcggggcgggcgcggtgCGCAGCTACCCGGTGATCCCGGTGCCCAGCAAGGGCTTCGGGATGCTGCAGAagctgccgccgccgctctTCCCGCACCCCTACGGCTTCCCCGCCGCCGCGTTCGGACTGTGCCCCAAGAAGCAGGAGGAGGCGCTgggcggcgcggggggcggcgAGGCGGGTAAGGGCGGCGCGCTGCCCCCCGGCATGTTCTGGGGACCCCCGCACCCCCACCCGCACCAGCCGGCCCAGCCGCCGCACCAGCCCGGCGCCGCCAAGGACACCGGCGTGTACCCCTCGTTCCCCGTGTTCTGGCCGGCCGCCGGCAGCCTGCCCGTGCCGCCCTACCCCGCGCAGAGCCCGGCCAAGGCGGCCGCCACCGCCGTGGtggtggcggcggcggcagcggcggcggcggcggcggccgagccggcggggctggcggggcGGCACGGGGAGCTGGAGGGCTCGGAGCCCTCGGGCAGCGGCCGCAGCAGCGCCACCCCGCAGGAGGGCGCGGGCGCCGAGGGCGAGCGCTGCCCCAGCGCCCTGTCGCGGGCGGCGGGCGAGGAGGAGCGCTCCGGGGACGAGGCGCTGCTGGCCCCGCTGCCGCTGCCCAGGAAGGGCAGTTACCTGTCCGCCTTCCGCCCGGTGGTGAAGGACGCCGAGAGCATCGCCAAGCTCTACGGCACCCGCGAGGCGTTCGGCGGCGCggggccccgcggccccggctaCCTCTCGCCGGACTTCCTCAGCGAGGGCAGCTCCAGCTACCGCTCGCTGTCCCCCGGCGGCGACACGGCCGAGGAGCCCGAGGTGGACGTGGAGTCCAACCGCTTCccggaggacgaggaggaggaggccgcCGCCGTGCCCGCCGTGGCCCCCGCCGAGGgccgggagccgccgccgccgcggctgCTGGCCGGGCCcgaggagccgccgccgccgcccgccggggcCGAGGGGCCCGAGGAGAAGCCGGGCGAGGCGGGGGCGCAGGAGGGCGGCCCAGCCCCCGACGGCAGCCCCGAGcgcagcggcagcagcggcgccTACGAG GTGTTCGCGCCCGAGAGgggggagctcctgcagccgcTGAAGCCCGCAGCCTCCCTGGGAGCCCCCGCCGCCTTCCTCTGCACCCCCGAGGCCAAGG AGCAAGATAAAGAAGACAATCACTCCGCGGCGGAGGATTTAGAGAGCAGAAAATCCTATCAGGACCAAAGGAATGTCTCTCATGCCAGCCCTGTAAATACCGACAGAG GCGAGGAAGGGCTCGCCATGGATGTCACCGGCACGCAGCTGGTGGAGAAGGACATCGAGAACCTGGCCCGAG atgAGTTACAAAAACTGGTCCTGGAGCAAATGGAGCTGAGgaaaaagctggagagggacttccAGAGCCTGAAAG ATAACTTCCAGGACCAGATGAAGCGGGAGCTGGCGTACCGGGAGGAGatggtgcagcagctgcagatcGTGCGAG ACACGCTGTGCAACGAGCTGGACCAGGAGCGGAAAGCGCGCTACGCCATCCAGCAGAAGTTGAAAG AGGCTCACGACGCGCTGCACCACTTCTCCTGCAAGATGCTGACCCCGCGGCACTGCACCGGGAACTGCTCCTTCAAGCCGCCGCTGCTGCCCCAGTGA